From one Rhizobium leguminosarum genomic stretch:
- a CDS encoding respiratory chain complex I subunit 1 family protein has product MVLIAALFVQAFQMALVVLLAPLLTGFIRLVKARLLRRRGPPVIQPYRDLLRLLRKEVVLAENASWLFRVTPYLIFAATWVAAAIIPTFATGLIFSWTADLIAIVALLGSARFFLTLAGMDVGTSFGGIGSSREVMIATLAEPSMLLIIFTLALIAGSTQLSSIAAFMTSTQAGLRVSLAIALIALVMVAIAENARIPVDNPATHLELTMVHEAMVLEYSGRHLAMIELAASLKLLLYISLIACIFAPWRLASPGAGPAVYLAGLLAYLAKLAAGGALLALFETATAKMRVFRVPEFLGAALMLALLATLLRFVSRSL; this is encoded by the coding sequence ATGGTCCTGATCGCGGCTCTTTTCGTCCAGGCATTCCAGATGGCACTCGTCGTGCTGCTTGCGCCGCTACTGACAGGTTTCATACGCCTGGTCAAGGCGCGGTTGTTGCGCCGGCGGGGGCCTCCCGTGATCCAGCCATACCGCGACCTGCTGCGGCTTCTGCGCAAGGAAGTAGTGCTCGCCGAAAACGCCTCCTGGCTGTTCAGGGTGACACCCTATCTGATCTTCGCCGCCACGTGGGTCGCAGCCGCCATCATCCCCACCTTCGCCACCGGCCTCATCTTCAGCTGGACCGCGGACCTGATCGCCATCGTCGCGCTGCTTGGCAGCGCCCGTTTCTTTCTGACGCTCGCCGGCATGGATGTCGGCACCAGCTTCGGCGGCATCGGGTCGAGCCGCGAGGTGATGATCGCGACGCTCGCCGAGCCTTCGATGCTGCTCATCATCTTCACCCTCGCCCTCATCGCCGGCTCCACCCAGCTTTCGTCCATCGCCGCCTTCATGACCTCAACGCAGGCGGGCCTGCGTGTTTCCCTGGCGATCGCCCTGATCGCCCTCGTCATGGTCGCGATCGCAGAAAATGCCCGTATTCCGGTCGACAACCCTGCGACCCATCTGGAGCTTACCATGGTGCACGAAGCCATGGTGCTCGAATATTCTGGGCGCCATCTCGCGATGATCGAACTCGCGGCATCGCTCAAGCTATTGCTCTACATCTCGTTGATCGCCTGCATCTTTGCGCCGTGGAGACTGGCCTCCCCTGGGGCCGGCCCTGCCGTCTATCTGGCCGGCCTGCTCGCCTACCTCGCCAAGCTTGCGGCCGGCGGAGCGCTGCTTGCGCTGTTTGAAACCGCAACGGCCAAGATGCGGGTGTTCCGCGTGCCCGAATTCCTCGGCGCGGCACTCATGCTCGCGCTGCTCGCTACCCTCCTGCGGTTTGTTTCGAGGAGCCTTTGA
- a CDS encoding DUF4365 domain-containing protein, with translation MVRLLQAGIIAITTLTAAALTLLVTIWHWIARPPPRRRRNIALAGHRVDSATRIAIDAVEKVFVRDFKWSFRRLPDSRAGIDARAEILDGGRPTGRFLPLQIGSIQSWAEDGSDYVHHGENSYLDYWTKHLLPVCIVIVDADSGTMRWQRANKESCTARESGWEMVVPAANVLDANAKLCFDEAIACDQESLMRSAFALDRELMEAVQDQTTFFVWDEWGDTTAIFSNLQIYVGEGERDEPDIRIDYHLRADNLHDVMTRLFPWATYSYAEPIKEYSEEVAVHVLEVELRPEAEAYLEAEDFLVAGYPDEEEPCAPESEDYVTAQEEEAFWRSRGFSREHRDQDE, from the coding sequence ATGGTTCGACTTCTACAGGCTGGAATCATTGCAATCACCACGCTGACCGCGGCGGCACTCACGCTGCTTGTGACCATCTGGCATTGGATCGCGCGGCCGCCGCCGCGGCGTCGGCGAAACATTGCGCTTGCCGGCCATCGTGTGGATTCGGCCACACGCATCGCAATCGATGCTGTCGAGAAGGTGTTCGTCCGAGATTTCAAATGGTCTTTCCGCCGGCTGCCGGATTCGAGGGCCGGCATCGATGCGCGGGCCGAGATTCTTGATGGCGGTCGGCCGACCGGAAGGTTCCTGCCCCTTCAGATCGGATCAATACAATCGTGGGCGGAAGACGGCAGCGATTACGTCCACCACGGCGAGAACAGTTACCTCGATTACTGGACGAAGCACTTGTTACCTGTCTGTATCGTCATCGTCGATGCAGACAGCGGGACGATGCGGTGGCAAAGAGCCAACAAAGAGAGCTGCACGGCAAGGGAGTCGGGGTGGGAGATGGTTGTTCCGGCAGCCAACGTGTTGGACGCCAACGCCAAGCTCTGTTTCGATGAGGCCATTGCCTGCGATCAGGAGTCGCTGATGCGCTCCGCCTTTGCCCTTGATCGAGAGCTTATGGAGGCGGTTCAGGATCAAACGACTTTTTTCGTGTGGGACGAGTGGGGTGATACGACAGCGATCTTTTCCAACCTGCAGATCTATGTCGGCGAAGGGGAAAGGGACGAGCCGGATATCCGGATCGACTACCATCTTCGGGCCGACAATCTGCATGACGTCATGACCAGGCTCTTCCCTTGGGCGACCTACTCCTACGCCGAGCCGATCAAGGAATATTCCGAAGAGGTTGCTGTGCACGTTCTCGAGGTCGAACTTCGACCCGAAGCAGAGGCCTATCTCGAGGCCGAAGACTTTCTGGTGGCGGGTTACCCCGATGAAGAGGAGCCGTGCGCTCCGGAATCCGAGGATTATGTCACGGCGCAAGAAGAAGAGGCATTCTGGCGGAGCCGGGGGTTTTCGCGCGAGCATCGCGATCAAGACGAATAG
- a CDS encoding helix-turn-helix domain-containing protein: MISDINRHIIGVNYQSLRKISDISIVITAAQMRAARALLGIDQRQLAELAGISVPTIQRMEASADVVRGNVDSLMRLLAALESAGVEVINEGAASTDGGRGVRLRAKLKPSESGATEPSKPFPAARDDP, translated from the coding sequence TTGATTTCAGACATCAATAGGCACATCATAGGTGTCAATTATCAGAGTCTGCGCAAGATAAGCGATATTTCAATCGTGATCACTGCCGCTCAGATGCGGGCCGCCCGGGCCCTTCTCGGTATCGACCAGCGCCAACTGGCCGAACTTGCGGGAATTTCTGTCCCGACGATTCAGCGCATGGAAGCGAGCGCCGATGTGGTGCGCGGCAATGTCGACTCCCTGATGCGTTTGCTGGCCGCGTTGGAAAGCGCCGGTGTCGAGGTGATCAACGAGGGGGCTGCCAGCACAGATGGTGGGCGAGGCGTCAGGCTCAGGGCGAAACTCAAGCCATCCGAGAGCGGAGCGACGGAACCATCAAAGCCCTTTCCCGCAGCGAGGGATGATCCGTGA
- a CDS encoding IS5-like element ISRl2 family transposase, whose protein sequence is MGWTDFTRRQYARRTVRYASDLTDREWGLISPCLPGPRRLGRPRSTDLREVVNALLYIATTGCQWRMMPRDFPPFTTVQSYFYEWRATGLWGRINHHLVMEARDLEGREASPSAGVIDSQSVKTTESGGISGYDAGKKIKGRKRHIVVDTLGLMVGLMVHSADIQDRDGAPAVLKTILKRWPWLRHIFADGGYAGPKLRGALQKIAAFTLQIVKRTDKAKGFEVLPRRWVVERTFAWLGRCRRLAKDWEKSVASAEAWVTIAHIRVLTRRLARYGYR, encoded by the coding sequence ATGGGCTGGACTGATTTCACCCGTCGGCAATATGCCCGACGCACAGTGCGGTATGCAAGCGATCTGACGGACCGGGAGTGGGGATTGATCTCGCCTTGCCTGCCTGGACCGAGGCGGTTGGGCAGGCCGCGCAGTACCGATCTTCGCGAGGTCGTGAATGCGTTGCTTTACATCGCCACGACGGGGTGCCAGTGGCGGATGATGCCCAGAGATTTTCCACCTTTTACAACTGTGCAGTCCTATTTCTATGAATGGCGAGCGACAGGGTTATGGGGTCGGATCAACCATCATCTTGTGATGGAGGCGCGTGACTTGGAAGGTCGGGAAGCCTCGCCGTCTGCGGGCGTGATCGACAGTCAAAGCGTGAAAACCACGGAAAGCGGCGGAATTTCGGGCTATGACGCGGGCAAGAAGATAAAGGGACGCAAGCGTCATATCGTCGTCGACACGCTCGGACTGATGGTCGGCCTCATGGTTCACAGCGCCGATATTCAGGATCGCGACGGCGCGCCTGCGGTTCTCAAAACCATTCTCAAGCGCTGGCCGTGGCTGAGACATATCTTCGCCGATGGTGGTTATGCCGGACCGAAGCTGAGGGGCGCACTGCAAAAGATCGCTGCGTTCACTCTCCAGATCGTCAAGCGGACCGACAAGGCCAAGGGCTTCGAGGTTCTGCCGCGTCGCTGGGTAGTGGAGCGCACCTTCGCATGGCTTGGCAGATGCCGACGATTGGCGAAGGATTGGGAAAAGTCCGTCGCCTCAGCCGAGGCCTGGGTCACTATCGCCCACATCCGGGTCCTGACACGACGCTTGGCAAGGTACGGATATCGTTGA
- a CDS encoding MFS transporter: MATTSHYGPSSSSLERDARRIHDDKPVSPGSIAVGVVIGRMSEFFDFFVYGLASVLVFPQLVFPFAPDRLTGTLYSFAIFSLAFLARPVGSVVFMTIDRMYGRGTKLTIALFLLGGSTASIAFLPGYEEIGVWSIALLALFRLGQGFALGGAWDGLASLLALNAPANRRGWYAMIPQLGAPIGFALASTLFGYFVANLSSEDFLSWGWRYPFFVAFAINVVALFARLRLVMTKEFGTLLEQHELEAAPILDVLRVHGRDILIGAFVPLASFAMFHLVTIFPLGWMSLYGNQPIGAFMVVQVVGAMVGIVTIIASGLIADRIGRRAQLAICAVLIAVFSFVGPILIASGNSGHDAFVIIGFGVLGLSFGQATGSISSRFGRGYRYTGAAFTSDLAWLIGAGFAPLVALSLSSRFGLTFVGYYLLSGAICTLAALAFSKALEQRE; encoded by the coding sequence ATGGCAACAACATCGCATTACGGACCGTCATCGTCGTCGCTGGAACGCGACGCGCGGCGCATTCACGACGACAAACCGGTTTCGCCAGGCAGCATCGCCGTCGGCGTGGTCATCGGCCGCATGTCGGAATTCTTCGATTTCTTCGTCTACGGCCTCGCCTCGGTCCTGGTCTTTCCACAGCTCGTTTTCCCCTTTGCGCCGGACAGGCTAACGGGCACGCTCTATTCCTTCGCCATTTTTTCGCTCGCCTTCCTCGCCCGCCCGGTCGGCTCCGTCGTCTTCATGACCATCGACCGGATGTACGGGCGCGGTACCAAGCTGACGATTGCGCTCTTCCTGCTCGGGGGCTCCACGGCCTCGATCGCCTTCCTGCCGGGTTATGAGGAGATCGGCGTCTGGTCGATCGCGTTGCTGGCGCTCTTCCGTCTCGGCCAGGGTTTTGCGCTCGGCGGCGCCTGGGACGGGCTTGCTTCGCTGCTGGCGCTCAATGCGCCGGCCAATCGCCGCGGCTGGTATGCGATGATCCCGCAGCTCGGCGCGCCGATCGGCTTTGCGCTGGCAAGCACGCTGTTCGGTTATTTCGTCGCCAATCTGTCCAGTGAGGATTTCCTTTCTTGGGGCTGGCGTTATCCATTCTTCGTCGCCTTCGCGATCAATGTCGTGGCGCTCTTTGCGCGTCTGCGCCTGGTGATGACCAAGGAATTCGGCACGCTGCTCGAACAGCACGAGCTGGAGGCCGCACCGATCCTCGACGTGTTGCGCGTTCACGGCCGCGATATCCTGATCGGCGCCTTCGTGCCGCTCGCCAGTTTCGCCATGTTCCACCTCGTCACCATCTTCCCGCTCGGCTGGATGAGCCTTTACGGCAACCAGCCGATCGGCGCCTTCATGGTGGTGCAGGTGGTCGGCGCCATGGTCGGCATCGTCACGATCATCGCCTCGGGCCTGATTGCCGATCGCATCGGCCGGCGCGCCCAGCTTGCCATCTGCGCCGTCCTGATCGCCGTCTTCAGCTTCGTCGGGCCGATCCTGATCGCCTCCGGCAACAGCGGCCACGACGCCTTCGTCATCATCGGCTTCGGCGTGCTCGGCCTGTCCTTCGGCCAGGCGACCGGCTCGATCTCGTCGCGCTTCGGCCGCGGCTACCGGTATACCGGTGCCGCCTTTACCTCGGACCTTGCCTGGCTGATCGGTGCCGGTTTTGCGCCGCTGGTGGCGCTCAGCCTCTCCAGCCGCTTCGGCCTGACCTTCGTCGGCTACTACCTGCTCTCCGGCGCCATCTGCACGCTGGCAGCGCTCGCCTTCAGCAAGGCGCTGGAACAGCGCGAATAG
- a CDS encoding hydrogenase 4 subunit F translates to MNVLSPALGIDAVTAVLVIPIAAAVLLALLPGYRMTARLNVLASLLTLLAALCLFVTDRPAPGQYLLIDDLNIVFIVLNTFVGFTTSVFSASYIAHELETGRLTPANIRFYHAMYQIMMFGMNLAFVSNNIGLMWVAVELATLTTVLMVGLYRTHEALEAAWKYFILGSVGIAFALFGTILVYLAAQPVVGEGYDAMVWTILIDHAAAFDPALLNVAFIFLLLGYGTKVGLAPLHAWLPDAHAEGPTPISAVLSGLLLNVALYAVLRFKMLLSASPEALAPGPLMMTMGLASLIFAAFMLYRRRDIKRLFAYSSIEHMGIIVFAFGLGGPIANFAGLLHMVMHSLTKSAIFFAVGHIAQVKGTQRLSAIRGLSETHPGLGWGLLTGVIAIAGLPPAGIFMSEFLIVSSTFAKQPLLAIPLVFGLLIAFGALLLRLTGAVFGQPRGNTAPAQASYLPMYAHLALVLVAGIYLPPPLVAWFQHIANLLR, encoded by the coding sequence ATGAACGTTCTCTCCCCTGCCTTGGGCATCGACGCGGTAACGGCCGTCCTCGTGATACCGATTGCGGCGGCGGTCCTTCTGGCTCTCCTGCCCGGCTACCGCATGACGGCGCGACTGAACGTCCTCGCAAGCCTGCTGACCCTGCTTGCCGCCCTTTGCCTGTTCGTGACCGATCGCCCGGCACCGGGACAATATCTCCTCATCGACGATCTCAACATCGTCTTCATCGTCCTCAACACCTTCGTCGGCTTCACCACCAGCGTCTTCAGCGCCAGCTACATCGCCCATGAGCTGGAGACCGGGCGGCTGACACCGGCAAACATCCGCTTCTACCACGCCATGTATCAGATCATGATGTTCGGTATGAATCTCGCATTCGTGTCGAACAATATCGGCCTGATGTGGGTTGCTGTCGAACTTGCGACGCTGACCACCGTGCTGATGGTCGGCCTCTACCGCACGCATGAAGCGCTCGAAGCCGCCTGGAAATATTTCATTCTGGGAAGCGTCGGCATCGCCTTCGCGCTCTTTGGTACCATTCTGGTCTATCTGGCGGCACAGCCGGTAGTGGGCGAAGGTTACGACGCCATGGTCTGGACCATCCTGATCGACCATGCCGCCGCCTTCGATCCGGCGCTCCTCAACGTCGCCTTCATCTTTCTGCTGCTCGGCTACGGCACCAAGGTCGGTCTCGCACCGCTGCATGCCTGGCTGCCGGACGCCCATGCTGAGGGGCCGACGCCGATCTCGGCGGTCCTTTCCGGCTTGCTCCTGAATGTCGCGCTTTATGCCGTGCTGCGCTTCAAGATGCTGCTGTCGGCCAGTCCCGAAGCGCTTGCTCCCGGGCCGCTGATGATGACGATGGGCCTCGCCTCGCTGATCTTCGCCGCCTTCATGCTCTACCGTCGCCGCGACATCAAGCGCTTGTTCGCCTATTCCTCAATCGAGCACATGGGTATCATCGTGTTTGCCTTCGGTCTGGGCGGGCCGATCGCCAATTTTGCCGGGCTGCTGCATATGGTCATGCATTCGCTGACCAAATCGGCGATCTTCTTTGCCGTCGGCCATATCGCCCAGGTCAAGGGAACGCAGAGGCTCTCCGCCATCCGCGGACTGAGCGAAACGCATCCGGGGCTTGGCTGGGGTCTGCTCACCGGCGTCATCGCCATCGCCGGCCTGCCGCCGGCGGGCATATTCATGAGCGAGTTCCTGATCGTCAGCTCGACCTTCGCCAAGCAGCCGCTGCTGGCTATTCCGCTGGTCTTCGGGTTGCTGATCGCTTTCGGCGCTCTGCTGCTCAGGCTGACAGGGGCAGTCTTCGGCCAGCCGCGCGGCAACACGGCGCCGGCCCAAGCGTCGTACCTGCCGATGTACGCTCATCTCGCGCTGGTGCTCGTCGCCGGCATCTACCTGCCGCCGCCGCTGGTCGCCTGGTTCCAGCATATCGCCAACCTTCTTCGATGA
- a CDS encoding NADH-quinone oxidoreductase subunit C, which translates to MSALSHLIEKGASAQHHAPWPRAVVDPAAWTSAALELAEGRLTLLGLWGEARAVHMALLDEPASSIAVISLEEPADGYPSVARHHPPALRLERAVRDLAGLEPRDLPDIRPWLDHGRWELRHPLGERAATLTGPDPYTFLRAEGDGLHQIPVGPVHAGIIEPGHFRFTANGETVVRLEERLGYVHKGIEALMAGADLIRGVQLAGRTSGDSTVAYAYAFVQAAEAAIGLAVPPRAVWLRALMAELERLANHLGDIGAICNDAAFPLMLAHCGVLRERVLQTANNVFGHRLMRDRILPGGVAVDLSEDGRASLKALLAEIHRRLPALVELYDNTASLQDRTVGTGRLRGELARQYGAGGYVGRASGRGFDARGILRYPPYDQLSFEVPVLNEGDVNARVWIRIREVDQSLSLLGQILDRLPDGSIMRDIPVINEGREGMALVEGFRGDVLVWLRLTQEGGIERCHLRDPSWFQWPLLEAAVEGNIVADFPLCNKSFNCSYSGHDL; encoded by the coding sequence ATGTCGGCGCTAAGCCATCTGATTGAGAAGGGGGCGTCGGCTCAACATCATGCGCCGTGGCCGCGCGCTGTCGTCGATCCAGCGGCATGGACATCGGCGGCATTGGAGCTCGCGGAAGGGCGTTTGACCTTGCTCGGCCTCTGGGGAGAGGCGCGCGCAGTTCACATGGCCCTCCTCGATGAACCCGCCAGCTCGATCGCCGTCATCAGCCTTGAAGAGCCGGCGGATGGCTATCCCTCCGTTGCGCGGCATCATCCGCCCGCGCTGCGGCTGGAGCGGGCGGTCCGCGACCTCGCCGGATTGGAGCCACGGGATCTGCCAGACATCCGCCCATGGCTCGATCATGGACGTTGGGAACTGCGCCACCCACTCGGCGAACGGGCAGCAACCCTGACCGGACCCGATCCCTACACCTTCCTGCGTGCGGAGGGCGACGGTCTGCATCAGATCCCGGTCGGTCCGGTGCATGCCGGCATCATCGAGCCCGGGCATTTTCGTTTCACGGCCAACGGCGAAACGGTCGTCCGTCTCGAAGAACGCCTCGGATATGTCCACAAAGGCATCGAGGCGCTGATGGCGGGCGCAGACCTGATCCGCGGCGTGCAGCTGGCTGGCCGGACGTCCGGCGACAGCACGGTCGCCTATGCCTATGCCTTTGTCCAGGCGGCAGAGGCCGCTATCGGGCTTGCTGTCCCGCCCCGCGCCGTGTGGCTAAGGGCGTTGATGGCCGAACTGGAACGGCTCGCCAACCATCTCGGCGATATCGGCGCCATCTGCAACGACGCCGCGTTTCCGCTGATGCTGGCCCATTGCGGCGTGCTGCGTGAGCGTGTGCTGCAAACCGCCAATAACGTCTTCGGCCACCGCTTGATGCGCGATCGCATCTTACCCGGCGGCGTTGCGGTCGATCTCAGCGAAGATGGACGCGCCAGCCTGAAGGCCCTCCTTGCTGAAATCCATCGAAGATTGCCCGCCCTCGTGGAACTCTATGACAATACGGCCTCCCTTCAGGACCGAACGGTCGGAACCGGCAGGCTGCGAGGTGAACTTGCCCGCCAATATGGCGCGGGTGGTTATGTCGGGCGTGCTTCCGGGCGCGGTTTCGACGCGCGGGGCATCCTGCGCTATCCGCCCTATGACCAGCTTTCGTTCGAGGTTCCGGTGCTGAACGAGGGCGATGTCAACGCTCGCGTCTGGATCCGCATTCGCGAAGTTGACCAAAGCCTCTCGCTGCTGGGCCAGATCCTCGACAGGTTACCGGATGGTTCGATCATGAGGGATATTCCCGTCATCAACGAGGGCCGGGAGGGCATGGCGCTTGTCGAAGGCTTTCGCGGCGACGTGCTGGTCTGGCTGCGGCTGACCCAGGAGGGTGGGATCGAACGCTGTCATCTGCGCGATCCATCCTGGTTTCAATGGCCACTGCTGGAGGCCGCTGTCGAAGGCAATATCGTCGCGGATTTTCCGCTCTGCAACAAATCGTTCAACTGCTCCTATTCCGGTCACGATCTCTGA
- the hyfB gene encoding hydrogenase 4 subunit B, which yields MTSVSALLSCVVALLGTAVLAVPIVRSASSTPVVYGASLVFSAVAFVIALAYLATALPAAEASALVLPLGLPWLGSHFRIDALAALFLVVVNLGGALSSLYGLGYGRHEHAPHRVLPFFPAFLAGMNLVIMADDAFNFLISWEFMSLASWAMVMAHHRDAGNRKAGYLYIVMASFGTLALLLACGLLAGADGSYGFAAMRMSDHTPFTTGLVLILLLLGAGSKAGLVPLHVWLPLAHPAAPSHVSALMSGVMTKVAVYAFIRVVFDLIGAPTWWSGVIVLVLGGGTAVLGILHAMMERDIKRLLAYSTIENIGVIFVGLGLALAFKANGMGLAAALALTAALFHVLNHSFFKSLLFFGAGAVLTATGERDMDKLGGLIHHMPVTSFLFLIGCVAISALPPLNGFVSEWLAFQAILQSPALPQWGLKILVPAVGGLLALSAALAAACFVKAFGVTFLGRPRTIVAEQALEVDRFSRAAMSALAALCLLAGILPGIVIDGLAPVTLSLIGDRMPVQTDIPWLSIVPVAESRSSYNGLLVFLFTLFSASLTAYLIHRFASRRLRRAPAWDCGFPEVSPATQYGGGSFAQPVRRVFGTLIFRARERVDMPAPGDLRPAHFAVETHDLVWEGLYLPIAGAVGFVAEKLNHLQFLTIRRYLSLVFLALVFLLLVLALWS from the coding sequence GTGACGTCGGTTTCCGCCCTGTTGTCATGTGTGGTCGCACTGCTCGGGACGGCTGTGCTCGCCGTGCCGATCGTCCGCTCGGCCTCGTCCACGCCTGTCGTCTACGGTGCAAGCCTGGTTTTCTCCGCCGTCGCTTTCGTTATTGCGCTCGCCTATCTTGCCACGGCTCTCCCAGCGGCCGAGGCGTCGGCGCTTGTCCTTCCTCTCGGCCTGCCGTGGCTCGGGAGCCACTTCCGGATCGATGCGCTTGCGGCCCTGTTCCTTGTGGTCGTCAATCTCGGCGGCGCGCTCTCCAGCCTCTACGGTCTCGGTTACGGCCGTCACGAACACGCGCCGCATCGGGTGCTGCCGTTCTTTCCGGCTTTTCTCGCCGGCATGAACCTTGTGATCATGGCCGATGATGCCTTCAACTTCCTCATCTCCTGGGAGTTCATGTCGCTCGCGTCCTGGGCGATGGTGATGGCCCATCATCGCGACGCCGGCAACCGCAAGGCCGGCTATCTCTATATCGTCATGGCGAGCTTCGGTACGCTCGCGCTGCTGCTTGCCTGCGGGCTGCTTGCCGGGGCTGATGGAAGCTATGGTTTTGCCGCCATGCGGATGTCCGACCATACGCCGTTTACGACTGGTCTCGTGCTCATCCTGCTGCTGCTCGGCGCCGGTTCCAAGGCCGGCCTCGTGCCGTTGCACGTCTGGCTGCCGCTGGCACATCCGGCTGCGCCGAGCCATGTTTCGGCGCTGATGAGCGGCGTAATGACCAAGGTCGCGGTCTATGCTTTCATTCGCGTTGTCTTCGACCTGATCGGCGCGCCGACATGGTGGTCGGGCGTCATCGTCCTGGTGCTCGGTGGCGGCACGGCTGTGCTGGGCATTCTGCATGCAATGATGGAGAGGGATATCAAACGTCTGCTTGCCTACAGCACGATCGAGAATATCGGCGTGATATTCGTGGGCCTCGGCCTGGCGCTCGCCTTCAAGGCGAACGGTATGGGTCTGGCGGCTGCGCTGGCGCTGACGGCCGCGCTGTTCCATGTTCTCAACCATTCTTTCTTCAAGAGCCTGCTCTTCTTCGGCGCCGGCGCGGTGCTGACGGCGACGGGCGAGCGGGACATGGACAAGCTCGGCGGCCTCATCCACCACATGCCGGTCACCAGCTTCCTTTTTCTCATCGGCTGCGTCGCGATCTCCGCCCTGCCGCCGCTCAACGGCTTCGTTTCCGAATGGCTGGCATTTCAGGCAATCCTGCAAAGCCCTGCCTTGCCGCAATGGGGCCTGAAGATCCTGGTGCCGGCGGTGGGCGGGCTGCTCGCCTTGTCGGCGGCGCTGGCTGCCGCCTGTTTCGTCAAGGCATTCGGCGTCACCTTCCTCGGCCGTCCTCGAACCATCGTCGCTGAACAGGCGCTCGAGGTCGACCGTTTCTCGCGTGCGGCAATGTCCGCATTGGCGGCACTCTGCCTTCTCGCCGGCATCCTGCCGGGGATCGTCATCGACGGCCTTGCGCCGGTGACACTGTCGCTGATCGGTGACCGGATGCCGGTGCAGACGGATATTCCGTGGCTGTCGATCGTGCCGGTGGCCGAAAGCCGCAGTTCCTACAACGGCCTGCTGGTCTTCCTGTTCACCCTCTTCTCGGCGTCGCTCACGGCCTATCTCATCCACCGTTTCGCTTCGCGGCGGCTTCGCCGGGCGCCTGCCTGGGATTGCGGCTTTCCCGAGGTCAGTCCGGCGACGCAATATGGCGGCGGCAGCTTCGCCCAGCCCGTCCGGCGCGTCTTCGGCACGCTGATTTTCCGGGCGCGCGAGCGGGTCGACATGCCGGCGCCCGGGGATCTCCGTCCGGCGCATTTTGCCGTCGAGACACATGATCTGGTCTGGGAAGGGCTTTACCTGCCGATCGCAGGTGCCGTCGGATTTGTGGCCGAAAAGCTCAACCACCTGCAGTTTCTCACGATCAGGCGTTATCTCAGCCTGGTATTCCTCGCGCTCGTCTTCCTGCTTCTGGTGCTGGCGCTATGGTCCTGA
- a CDS encoding hydrogenase-4 component E encodes MDGPVFDIAHMLAGGLVLVSMMMLYQDRLYALLNVFALHSLILTLSVAWQAFIQDAPHLYVTAAIALVFKAIVIPVVLHRMIRQLGIHREIETVVGIGPTMLAGIGLVALATVVMLRVTPEADPLAREDLAFALSVLLLGLLIMVTRRNAVSQVVGFMSLENGLVLAATGAKGMPLVVEISVAFSILIAFIVIGVFLFRIRERFDTVDVRALDDFKGRRRK; translated from the coding sequence ATGGACGGGCCGGTCTTCGACATCGCCCATATGCTTGCCGGCGGCCTGGTGCTGGTCAGCATGATGATGCTCTATCAGGATCGTCTTTACGCGCTGCTCAACGTCTTCGCCCTGCACTCGCTGATACTGACGCTGTCGGTGGCCTGGCAGGCCTTCATACAGGATGCGCCGCATCTTTATGTAACGGCGGCAATCGCCCTCGTCTTCAAAGCCATCGTCATTCCCGTGGTGCTCCACCGCATGATCCGCCAGCTCGGCATCCACCGCGAGATAGAGACGGTCGTCGGGATCGGCCCAACCATGCTCGCCGGTATCGGACTGGTCGCCCTGGCGACGGTGGTGATGCTGCGAGTGACGCCGGAGGCGGATCCGCTGGCGCGGGAGGATCTCGCCTTCGCCTTGTCGGTGCTATTGCTCGGGCTTTTGATCATGGTCACCCGCCGCAATGCCGTCAGCCAGGTCGTCGGCTTCATGTCGCTGGAAAACGGGCTGGTGCTTGCCGCAACCGGCGCCAAGGGCATGCCGCTGGTGGTCGAGATCAGTGTCGCCTTCTCGATCCTCATCGCCTTCATCGTCATCGGCGTTTTCCTGTTCCGCATCCGCGAGCGGTTCGACACCGTCGATGTCCGCGCGCTCGATGATTTCAAGGGGAGGAGGCGAAAATGA
- a CDS encoding NADH-quinone oxidoreductase subunit B family protein encodes MRKLLFESLIRPPLTEPRPPVSDAAMTELAAAVERSARRRLGRSLSIRAVDAGSCNGCELEMHALSNAFYDIERFGFRFVASPRHADVLLVTGPVTSNMAQALERTYNAAPDPKWVVALGDCGRDGGCFAGSYAVLGGVSKVVPVDLHIPGCPPSPTDILKGLLGLLENVNEKGRVS; translated from the coding sequence ATGCGCAAGCTCCTCTTCGAAAGTCTCATCCGACCGCCGCTGACGGAACCGAGACCGCCGGTTTCCGACGCTGCGATGACAGAACTCGCCGCCGCCGTCGAAAGGAGTGCGCGCCGACGGCTGGGGCGCAGCCTGTCGATCCGCGCCGTCGATGCCGGGTCCTGCAACGGCTGCGAACTGGAAATGCATGCCCTCAGCAATGCCTTCTACGATATCGAGCGCTTTGGTTTTCGTTTCGTTGCCTCGCCGCGGCATGCCGATGTGTTGCTTGTTACCGGCCCGGTGACCAGCAACATGGCGCAGGCACTCGAACGGACTTACAATGCCGCGCCCGATCCCAAATGGGTCGTTGCCCTGGGTGACTGTGGTCGCGACGGAGGCTGCTTCGCGGGCAGCTATGCCGTCCTCGGCGGGGTTTCGAAGGTTGTACCTGTCGATCTGCATATTCCAGGATGTCCCCCTTCGCCGACGGATATCCTCAAGGGCCTGCTCGGGCTGCTTGAAAATGTGAACGAGAAGGGTCGCGTTTCGTGA